Proteins co-encoded in one Arachis hypogaea cultivar Tifrunner chromosome 11, arahy.Tifrunner.gnm2.J5K5, whole genome shotgun sequence genomic window:
- the LOC112723207 gene encoding E3 ubiquitin-protein ligase UPL6 — protein sequence MFFSGDPSTRKRVDLGGRSSKERDRKNLLEQTRVERNRRLWHRQQNSAALKIQKCFRGRKDVRLEKSRLREQFYKTYGKYCQNVDRNSFCVNSDFLRQFLYFFKADNIDDFLVLVQICRLLQQFVHEDGDVVKLFAGVDYSSTGGLVNYRVKQLVYSCICALHQNRNQLKDQLLLSPEELDASAVPLLEVIVLLIDPKLPWSCKIVGYLFQNNALGLLREIILTGKDNAENYFPIGKGSSLERLLMVVICHIGQKPCICSDINPRYSFASQIITIPFLWHLFPNLRQVFAAEGMSQHYIHHMATFGQNLINLLPKDMSNEVPSYACMLGNILETSGVALSQPACSFDMAVDLAAVTTFLMEALPSVRTSDNRESSMILDDDMIEDEAAVEVALDKKLEQQIYNAINPRFLLHLTNILFREISSVNALEYGPDDREVAAVGAACGFLYVTFNKLPMERIMTVLAYRTELVPMLWNFMKRCHENKKWSSLSEWLSYLSGDAPGWLLPLAVFCPVYKHMLMIVDNEEFYEQERPLSLKDIRSLIIILRQALWQLLWVNHTTNPNLLKSASASSASKRQSVEAIQQRVSIVVSELLSQLQDWNNRRQFTSPSDFHADGVNDFFISQAVTENTRANEILKQAPFLIPFTSRVKIFSSQLAAVRQRHGSQAGFTRNRFRIKRDRILEDAYNQMSQLSEDNLRGLIRVTFVNEFGVEEAGIDGGGIFKDFMENITRAAFDVQYGLFKETADHLLYPNPGSGMIHEQHFQFFHFLGTLLAKAMFEGILVDIPFATFFLSKLKQKYNYLNDLPSLDPELYRHLIFLKHYDGDISDLELYFVIVNNEYGEQTEEELLPGGRNLRVTNDNVITFIHLVANHRLNFQIRQQSSHFLKGFQQLIQKDWIDMFNEHELQLLISGSLESLDVDDLRQHTNYAGGYHSDHYVIEMFWEILKGFSLENRKKFLKFVTGCSRGPLLGFRYLEPLFCIQRAAGTASEEALDRLPTSATCMNLLKLPPYQSKEQLETKLLYAINADAGFDLS from the exons ATGTTCTTCAGCGGCGATCCTTCTACGCGGAAGCGCGTCGATTTGGGCGGTCGCAGCTCCAAGGAAAGGGACAGGAAGAACCTTCTAGAACAGACTCGCGTCGAACGCAACCGCCGCCTCTGGCACCGTCAACAGAACTCTGCTGCGCTCAAAATTCAG AAATGCTTCAGAGGGAGAAAAGATGTCAGACTTGAAAAGTCTAGGTTGCGAGAGCAGTTCTACAAGACCTATGGCAAGTACTGCCAGAATGTAGACAG GAATTCTTTCTGTGTCAACTCTGATTTCCTTCGCcagttcctttatttctttaaggCAGACAATATAGATGATTTTTTAGTTCTTGTGCAGATATGCCGATTGCTTCAGCAGTTCGTTCACGAAGATG GGGATGTTGTCAAACTTTTTGCTGGTGTGGATTACTCATCCACGGGTGGTTTGGTGAATTACCGAGTGAAGCAACTTGTATATTCTTGTATTTGTGCACTACATCAGAATAG AAATCAGTTGAAGGATCAGCTTTTATTGAGTCCGGAGGAATTGGATGCGTCGGCTGTGCCTTTATTGGAAGTTATAGTATTGTTAATTGATCCCAAATTGCCATGGAGCTGCAAGATAGTAGgatatctctttcaaaacaatGCATTAGGGCTACTCAGAGAGATTATCCTTACAGGAAAG GATAATGCAGAAAATTATTTTCCCATTGGAAAAGGATCATCGTTGGAGCGTCTTCTTATGGTTGTAATTTGTCACATTGGTCAGAAACCATGTATTTGTTCAGATATCAATCCAAGATATAGCTTTGCATCACAGATCATTACCATTCCATTCTTGTGGCATCTCTTCCCAAACTTAAGACAG GTTTTTGCAGCAGAGGGCATGAGTCAACATTATATTCATCATATGGCAACATTTGGGCAAAATCTAATCAATTTGCTACCAAAAGATATGTCAAATGAAGTTCCTAGCTATGCATGTATGCTTGGAAATATATTAGAAACTTCTGGAGTTGCTTTATCTCAGCCTGCGTGTTCATTTGATATG GCCGTAGATCTTGCTGCTGTTACTACCTTTCTAATGGAGGCACTTCCTTCTGTGAGAACATCTGATAATAGAGAAA GTTCAATGATTCTTGATGATGATATGATTGAAGATGAAGCAGCTGTGGAAGTAGCTTTAGATAAGAAACTGGAACAGCAGATTTATAATGCCATAAACCCTCGCTTCCTTCTACATCTG ACAAATATACTATTTAGAGAGATTTCATCTGTCAATGCTTTAGAGTATGGACCAGATGATAGAGAGGTGGCAGCTGTTGGTGCAGCTTGTGGGTTTTTGTATGTTACCTTCAACAAACTTCCCATGGAACGGATTATGACTGTGCTTGCTTACAGAACTGAACTTGTTCCTATGCTTTGGAATTTTATGAAGCGGTGCCATGAAAATAAGAAATGGTCATCTTTGTCTGAGTGGTTATCATACCTCTCAGGTGATGCACCTGGTTGGCTGTTACCACTGGCTGTATTCTGTCCTGTCTACAA GCACATGCTTATGATAGTCGATAATGAGGAATTTTATGAGCAGGAGAGGCCACTGTCACTGAAGGATATCAGAAGCCTTATCATTATATTGAGACAG GCTTTATGGCAGCTGCTGTGGGTAAATCATACCACAAATCCTAATTTGCTGAAATCTGCTTCAGCCAGTTCAGCTAGTAAGAGGCAGTCTGTTGAAGCTATTCAACAGAGGGTTAGCATTGTGGTTTCTGAGCTTCTTTCACAG CTGCAAGATTGGAACAACAGGCGGCAGTTTACATCCCCCAGTGATTTTCATGCTGATGGGGTGAATGACTTTTTTATCTCCCAG GCTGTAACAGAAAACACACGAGCAAATGAAATTTTGAAGCAGGCCCCTTTCTTGATACCATTTACGAGCAGGGTTAAAATATTCTCT TCTCAACTAGCTGCAGTTAGGCAAAGACATGGTTCTCAGGCTGGATTTACTCGAAACCGGTTCAGAATAAAACGAGATCGCATTTTAGAAGATGCTTATAATCAAATGAGTCAGTTGTCCGAAGATAATCTTCGAGGACTG ATTCGTGTGACTTTTGTCAATGAATTTGGAGTTGAAGAGGCGGGAATCGATGGGGGTGGAATATTCAAAGATTTTATGGAGAACATCACACGTGCTGCCTTTGATGTGCAGTATGGATTGTTCAAG GAAACAGCAGATCACCTGCTTTATCCTAATCCTGGATCAGGAATGATACATGAACAACATTTCCAATTTTTTCACTTTCTTGGCACTCTTCTTGCAAAG GCCATGTTTGAAGGAATTCTGGTTGATATACCATTTGCTACATTCTTCTTGAGCAAACTTAAACAAAA GTACAACTATTTGAATGACTTGCCTTCCTTGGACCCAGAATTATATCGCCATCTTATTTTTCTCAAG CATTATGATGGTGACATATCAGACTTGGAATTATACTTTGTGATAGTAAACAATGAATATGGTGAGCAAACAGAGGAGGAACTGCTCCCGGGGGGAAGGAATCTGCGTGTTACTAATGACAATGTCATTACTTTTATTCATCTTGTAGCAAATCACCGCTTGAATTTTCAG ATACGTCAACAAAGTTCTCATTTCTTGAAGGGATTTCAACAACTTATTCAGAAGGATTGGATTGACATGTTTAATGAACATGAACTTCAG CTTTTGATATCAGGTTCACTGGAGAGCTTGGATGTCGATGATCTGCGGCAGCATACCAACTATGCAGGAGGCTATCACAGT GATCATTATGTGATTGAGATGTTTTGGGAGATTCTCAAAGGCTTTTCATTGGAAAACAGGAAGAAATTTCTGAA GTTTGT